From the Lathyrus oleraceus cultivar Zhongwan6 chromosome 4, CAAS_Psat_ZW6_1.0, whole genome shotgun sequence genome, one window contains:
- the LOC127074532 gene encoding UPF0496 protein At2g18630 — MGGQSSKMMIDASDCTKMGTHSLYAADLSSYEAACVKDPNLQSFDESIKERTNRVISSLATGVEVRSLSFDSLREVTDSLLEMNHEVVKVILDCKRDIWGNKDLFALVNDYFDNSMQTLEFCNSLEKCLRRARENQVIVKSVITYFEEEVQNGLEGGTCVKTLQELKNFKDAGDPFTEEFYLLFQSVYTQQATMLKKLQIRKRKLDKKLKSLKSWKRVSNAIFLAAFVSVLIFSVVAASIAAPPVVTALAAALVVPLGSVGKWCNSLFKGYEKALKGQREVVDSMQLGTYISLKDLDNIRVLTNKLELQLESLLQNADFALKNEDVIKLAIDEIKKNIETFSETLETLSANADKCSRQIRKARTVVIQNIIKRPG; from the coding sequence ATGGGGGGACAATCTAGCAAGATGATGATTGATGCTAGTGATTGCACAAAAATGGGTACCCATTCTCTGTATGCAGCTGATTTGAGCTCATATGAAGCTGCATGTGTTAAAGATCCAAACTTGCAATCTTTTGATGAGTCAATTAAAGAGCGCACCAATAGGGTTATTAGTTCTCTTGCTACTGGTGTTGAGGTTAGGTCTTTATCTTTTGATTCTCTGAGAGAAGTTACTGATAGTTTGCTCGAGATGAACCACGAAGTTGTTAAAGTGATTTTGGATTGCAAAAGAGATATTTGGGGAAACAAGGATTTGTTCGCATTGGTGAATGATTATTTTGATAACAGTATGCAGACATTGGagttctgtaattctcttgaGAAATGTTTGAGACGGGCGCGTGAGAATCAAGTGATTGTTAAGTCGGTAATTACTTATTTCGAAGAAGAGGTGCAAAATGGGCTTGAAGGGGGGACTTGTGTGAAGACATTGCAAGAGCTTAAGAATTTTAAGGATGCCGGGGACCCTTTTACGGAGGAGTTTTATTTGTTGTTTCAATCGGTTTACACGCAACAGGCAACCATGTTGAAGAAATTGCAAATCCGAAAGAGGAAGCTTGATAAAAAATTGAAATCGCTCAAGTCATGGAAGAGGGTTTCTAACGCAATTTTTCTGGCTGCTTTCGTTTCCGTGTTGATTTTCTCTGTGGTTGCTGCTTCTATTGCTGCACCGCCGGTTGTAACAGCTTTAGCTGCGGCATTGGTTGTTCCATTAGGGTCGGTTGGAAAATGGTGTAACTCGCTTTTTAAAGGCTATGAGAAGGCGCTAAAGGGACAAAGGGAAGTAGTTGACTCAATGCAGCTCGGTACTTACATTTCACTGAAGGATTTGGACAATATTCGTGTGCTTACGAACAAATTGGAACTACAGCTTGAATCGTTATTGCAGAATGCTGATTTTGCGCTTAAAAATGAGGATGTGATAAAGCTTGCAATCGACGAGATTAAGAAGAATATAGAAACTTTTTCAGAGACGTTGGAGACTCTAAGCGCAAATGCTGATAAATGCAGTCGACAGATACGAAAAGCAAGGACGGTGGTTATACAAAATATAATCAAAAGACCTGGTTGA